TATGTAAATTATTGGTCTTTGGTAGGCAAGAGGCAAGAGGCAAAAGGCAAAAGTGTTAAAATATTTTTTGATATTAAAGACTTCAAGATGTCAGAGATAAAAGACTTTAAAGATTTAATAATTTGGCAAAAAGGGATGGAAATTGCTGAACAATGTTATTTTGTGACCAAAAAATTTCCAAAAGAAGAATTATACGGGATGGTTTTACAAATTAGAAAATCATCATCATCTATACCAGCAAATATATCTGAAGGTTATGGAAGAAAATCTTCGAGAGATTATAAGCGTTTTTTAAGCATAGCTCAGGGTTCTGTAAATGAAACAGAAACTCATCTTCTTTTATCCGCAAGAGTAGGCTTATGTACACTTAAAGATATAGAAACAATTATTAACAACTTGAAAGAATAAACTAGAATGATTTCTACTCTTATCAAAAAATTAAATTATTAAATACTCTTGCCTCCTGCCTTTTGCCTTTTGCCTCAATTTTAACTATTAATTTACTTGTCGTTAACTTAGTATATTTCTTGTCAGAATTTTATATCATAATTATTAAAAAACAAAAGCTAAATAGATTTATTCTCAATAACAAACTTGTGAAAAAAATTTAGTAAATGTTATTTTTAGTTAAGAATATTATCACTAAGTTAACAAAGAGATTTGAGCTTTTATATTCGTGTTAAATTGAAATTGGAAAACTAAGAAAAATTGCCTGAATTTCAATCGTAGCAAAGGTTTGACTTGTTCAAGGTTGGTTTTTCTTGGGGGCTTATTTTACTCAGAGGAATCATGACTACAACGATCGAATCTCCTGCGGAAAATACACAGGTGAAAGATAAACGATTCAAAATTTTAGATGTAGTTATCAAAAAAAATCACAGCAGACAAGATGCTTTAATTCAAGTTTTGCATAAAGCCCAATCAACTTTTGGTTATCTTGAAGATGATGTTTTAATCTATGTTGCTCGACAGTTAAAACTACCTCTTAGTGAAGTGTTTGGGGTGGCTACTTTTTACCATCTTTTTTCTTTAAAGCCTTCAGGTGCTCATAATTGCGTTGTTTGTTTGGGTACTGCCTGTTATGTAAAAGGTTCATCGGAATTACTGGAAAAACTGGCGGAGGCTACTGGGTTACAACAAGGGGAAACTTCTGCTGATGGCAAGGTATCTTTGCTTACTGCTCGTTGTATTGGGGCCTGTGGTTTAGCTCCTTCTGTGGTTTATGACGGTAAGGTATGCGGAAAACAAAC
This is a stretch of genomic DNA from Cyanobacterium aponinum PCC 10605. It encodes these proteins:
- a CDS encoding four helix bundle protein, which translates into the protein MSEIKDFKDLIIWQKGMEIAEQCYFVTKKFPKEELYGMVLQIRKSSSSIPANISEGYGRKSSRDYKRFLSIAQGSVNETETHLLLSARVGLCTLKDIETIINNLKE
- the hoxE gene encoding bidirectional hydrogenase complex protein HoxE; protein product: MTTTIESPAENTQVKDKRFKILDVVIKKNHSRQDALIQVLHKAQSTFGYLEDDVLIYVARQLKLPLSEVFGVATFYHLFSLKPSGAHNCVVCLGTACYVKGSSELLEKLAEATGLQQGETSADGKVSLLTARCIGACGLAPSVVYDGKVCGKQTADEVVKKVTSWLQE